The following are encoded in a window of Dryobates pubescens isolate bDryPub1 chromosome 25, bDryPub1.pri, whole genome shotgun sequence genomic DNA:
- the LOC104309047 gene encoding carbonic anhydrase 15: MGTQGLGITFLTLPLVVRAATGGQWCYDSQDPSCGPSHWKELQATCGGEKQSPVNIDRRRLQRDSGLGDILFEGYDLAPPGKWRLTNDGHTVMLSLVSELASEHLTISGGGLPGRYRALQLHFHWGSLVGNGSEHTLDGHQLPMELHIVHMNVKYQTLAEAKAHPNGLAVLGCFFQVSEAPNANYNTIVAGLRNVSSAGQSVDLASTFRLQTLLPSQLSGYYRYQGSLTTPDCSQAVTWTIFEEPVEIGREQLRAFVSTLHFPADGPRLLTMTNNFRPPQPLGGRKVFASRAATASGGPPSRGCCELLSPLLLLVLLGPFSPHP, encoded by the exons ATGGGGACACAAGGGCTGGGGATAACTTTCCTGACTTTGCCTCTCGTCGTGCGAGCAGCCACGGGAg GGCAGTGGTGTTACGACTCGCAGGACCCTAGCTGCG gcccCAGCCACTGGAAGGAGCTCCAAGCTACCTGTGGTGGTGAGAAACAGTCCCCAGTGAACATCGACCGGCGCCGGCTGCAGCGGGACAGCGGCCTGGGGGACATCCTCTTTGAGGGCTACGACCTGGCACCCCCTGGCAAGTGGAGGCTGACAAACGACGGGCACACAG tgaTGCTGAGCCTGGTGAGTGAGTTGGCCTCGGAGCACCTCACCATCAGCGGCGGGGGCCTCCCCGGCAGGTACCGAGCACTGCAGCTCCACTTCCACTGGGGCAGCCTGGTCGGGAATGGCTCTGAGCACACCCTGGATGGACACCAACTCCCCATGGAG CTGCACATCGTCCACATGAACGTCAAGTACCAGACGCTGGCAGAGGCCAAGGCGCATCCCAACGGGCtggctgtcctgggctgcttcTTCCAG GTCTCTGAAGCTCCGAATGCCAACTACAACACCATCGTGGCAGGGCTGAGGAATGTCTCCAGCGCCG GGCAGTCCGTGGATTTGGCCTCCACCTTCCGCCTGCagaccctgctgcccagccagctctccgGGTACTACCGCTACCAGGGCTCCCTCACCACCCCCGactgcagccaggctgtcaCCTGGACCATCTTTGAGGAGCCGGTGGAGATCGGACGGGAACAG CTGCGGGCGTTCGTCAGCACCCTGCACTTCCCGGCCGACGGCCCCCGGCTCCTGACCATGACCAACAACTTCCGCCCACCGCAGCCCCTCGGCGGCAGGAAGGTCTTCGCCTCCCGGGCAGCCACGGCCAGCGGCGGGCCCCCGAGCCGGGGCTGCTGCGAGCTCCTCTcgcccctgctcctcctggtccTGCTTGGCCCCTTCTCACCACACCCatag